From the genome of Asterias rubens chromosome 13, eAstRub1.3, whole genome shotgun sequence:
TTGGAGTGGATGTGATAATGGAGAAGGTCGCCAATTCGAATGGAATCGTACCTTGGTGAAACTAGGGTCACCTCGTGTGTGATTTGATGGGGTACAAAGTTTGGACTGGGTTTTGAAAGTCGATGAGTCCCAATGAGTTCGCCATTCGGGATGTAAGAGATTATCTGCATACAATAAGGAACATGttcaacagtgtacaactataGGCCTACGTTAATACGTCATAATTCTGCTCAGATTTTTACTTCTTTTCTTGAAACATTAATAAACTATTTAGAAAATAATATGAACATTGATTAGACTGTACACTGCGAATATTTTGCCTGTTTGcctttgtattgtttttgtcaCAGTCAACCTGGGGCGACTTTAAACCGATAGACTCTAGCTATTCTTGAATGAAAGTCTGTTGACATAAAACTATTAAATGTTTACCGTTGTGTACATTATTATCCAATTTGCTATTTTTACGGTGTggataaacttttttttctttttttcaatttaagcTCAAGTCTTGATCCAGAGTCCGGGACTAGGCCTTTCCTTATCCATATATAACATTACATACACCCGGTACATTTTGAACAGGTACATTAGTTTAAGTTTAATAGAATAAGCTGGTTTACTCACCACTAAACAGAGTACCGCCAAAAGGGCACAAAAGGCGAAACCAGTTTGGGTTCGAACGGTAGGCAGGAGGTTGAACAACATGCTGATATAAGCGGAGACTCAACGTTTCGTTTGGTTGTTCTGCATGGATGCAAACATCTATCTGTCCATAAGTACGACGCGATTTATTTACATGGGTAAGTACCTGAAAACGACGTAGAAACAATCGGGCCGATGCATTTTTCACCCGTCGTACATCGAGATGTTCAAGCAGAATAAACGCTACGGATGAAAACAGCCGAGTTCCATTGTCGTTCTATCCCAAAGTACGCACTAGGTTATATTGCGATCCCTTGAGGGCGTTTTAGAGTTGTTCAAGTCTGTATAGAGGCAAGTATGTATCCAAGCGCTAACCAGGAAGGAACTCATTAGGACGTGAACCTTCAACTTCTGACTCGTCACACCGGAAGATGTTATTAGATTCCCACATCATGCCTCGTTCAcagtgaaggggggggggggttatgacGAATCGAGGTCAATTAAGGTCAATTGGCGTCATTCCTTGACTCATACCAACTATATAGCTGGTCAAGAGAAGTAAGAGATGTAAGATTGGGATCCTataatttctgttttgttctcttTGAACTTTACTACTCGACTCGGTGTTACTCTATATTATACCGTAAACTCTGTTCTGGAATACAGTTTGCGGATTAGCACATTCTGTTCGGAGAGTGCACTCGTCCGTCAGACCTACGATCCCTTTAATTTATCATTAACTAAGTTAATATTTAGCAGTTCAATCATTGCTTCGATGCAACATTGTACAAGTGATCAGtgcttattttggttttacccttattatgcaccgatgtgtgttagcaatatATAATCGGTACTTTACCGAGCTCTGCGAAACAAATTTatcgcaggcatattactcgggtgggattcgaacccacgacctttaagagcagtgttttaccaacAAAAGATATCCCCGTACACATTCACAGTACAAcccttttgttcaaaatggCACGCCCCAATAAACACGTGGCTTCTCTCATGCCATAGGCAAAATCGCAATATAAATGCTATTAGAACTGAAATGTTTTCTCGATATTTTCAACGTTAATAAGACATTCAACTTATTTGTTTAACACACCGAATAATTGATTAGTTACTGATTAACAATATATGTTATTTCCAAAGTCATACTTACAGTTTAATTGCAGGAAATCAGGCAAAGAATGGAGAGTGTAGCAGGTTGCCGAAGTGCAAATCGCACGTGgggaaatttatttgtttgacacAAGATCAGACGGTCTAACTTATTGGCCAATATTTCTTTATAAAATATGGTGAGTTTTTGtctcgaccaatcagagtaTACTTTACATCAATGGAAAAAATAAGATGTTGCGGATCTTTACTCGGTTGAAATAGTACTCCATTGAGGAAATACGGTAAACAAACGACGCGCTGTGGTGTCTAAAATAAGATGTTGTGGATCTTTACTCGGTTGAAATAGTACTCCATTGAGGAAATACGGTAAACAAACGACGCGCTGTGGTGTCTAAAATAAGCTGCCCCAATAAGATGTTGTGGATCTTTACTCGGTTGAAATAGTACTCCATTGAGGAAATACGGTAAACAAACGACGCGCTGTGGTGTCTAAAATAAGCTGCCCCATaggaaaacaaaccaaactCACAATTTTGAAACCCCGAAATACGTGGTGGGGGGAGGGGTTTCTTTGATATCATGTTTTGATTAAATCTAttgtacaaaaaataacacttcaGGAAACCGTTTTACTCGTTTGAATAGGCGGAGAGGTTAAAGAGTTATgttaaaaagtgtaaaaatatgAAACCTTTTACCCGGTTTTACTACCAAGACAGTGCGTTCCGACAAAAATCACTTGTTAGAAGGGAACATAAATAATTCAGCTGCTTGCCGCTGCTTTACCGCGGAAGTCTTCTTTTGGTTTTCAATGATTTTCCGCTCATGTATACGGTGTGTCGAAGGTCCGAGTTTTATGGCATTAAAGAAGGGCCTAAAATTAAAGAGCTTCATAAAACAGAGAAAGTCAAACTCAAGAGCAGATCCAGGGCAACTACAAGTGCAATCTGACAAACTGCTTGGACTAATCATAACGTCATAATATTAAGGAAGCTTACGTCacagcacgtttatccaatgaaatcagtgcatccaatgaaatcattgagcGTGCGCACGACCGGTATTCTTGCGGATAGAGAAAGGGGACCTGTCTGGCTTCAGAGAGTTACTTGCCAGTAATTGGACGCTTTCAAACGTTAGGTGACAGTTCAGTTCATTACAGTtcaatttatttccactcaatcggTTTGCTTGTACACAATACAACATAATACAAAGTCACAATTACGTGATAGGAGTTTCATACAAGCAAGGCTGGGTGAGGACCCCGATATTTATGTCACTGAGTTTAGAAAATACTAAAGAAGCCTACAAGAATAATaacatcaaattaaaaacattgtgtatATTATGGTATGCTCACATGGTGTCCAAGCAAATGCACAAAAAAGCAAACCTGCAAAAagttgggctcagttggtcatcgaagttgcaaaataaaaacaaaagaaaaacattatgaagcctttctcagatatAACTTTTGCGAAAAATTGcatctttgttttaaaactacagttttgtagttgttttataatatccacagctctccagtgctcgttacGGAGTAAGTTGTTATGATTATTAATAGTTTTTGGAGTTATTAACAAAAGGTAAACTACCCACACAAAGTGGACACTGGGAAACAGTAACAGGACAGCACTATACATGAGGAGGCCCACTGAACGGCAAATACGTGAGTACAAGAGACTTGACAGGTTTTCAATGTTATCATTCAACATTCGGTGTAGGCCTAtactatggtggccctgaaagGACATTGAACATATATATTTACGAGATCATTCACGTAAATATATATGTTTGATGTCCCTTCATGACCACCATACTATACACAGGGCATTAAATACACTTCATACATTATTAACCTATAATAAATACTAAcaaattcttaaaataaaatactcaATAAATACTTCAGCAGTCTCGCAAACTCTTCAAAACAAACCATAGGACTATTATCAacttcagattttttttttttttttgccagccGGCCATTTGGACTTTTTGCTTATTTCACAAGAAAGTACccctttacccccccccccctcaaaaaataataataatactaatactaatagtaatactaataataataataataataataaataataataataataataataacaatgtagTTTTTTGTTCGAAACCGACGCTGCCAGTTTAAAATAACGATTTATCAGATctcaacaaaattaaagatttgccgcaacaaaataaaagtttaatgTAAGCACAAAGGACAAAGGTTACTCTTTTTGTACACGTCACGAGGTGATACAGTACTACGTAATAAAGACAACTATTATAACACAATTAAACTAGTTTCTTAAAATGATAACAGTTACCACAAAACAGTGAGCATTTTTTGGGAACAGAGGTAGAGCCAATTAAATGTTTAATATACCTTCATTATACTTGCCTTGATTCAAACATTAGGAAAATAGGTTGACTGGCTATTGTTTAGATTTAATTACTTCAATTCATTTGAACAATTCACAATATGTATCTGCATCAATATCTGACAGCTACTGTTTACATAGGCTGTCAAAAACAAAGTCAAACACATTAATTAAACCACAGCACAACATAAAACAACTGCTccacaaagcaaacaaaatgttcatagGATATGgataacttaaacaaaaaattcacacaGACACTAATAACACAAGCTTCTTAAAAAGCGTTGTTTTGAAAAGGTGATCCAAGATCAAAACAATTTATGATCATTTTCCTTAAAATATATAAAGTCATAATGAAAACAGGGAGGAATTTAAAATCTTTGCTCTTTGAACCTTGTGATgttccattttcattttcatttaattcattcttctAAGACTCttagaaaagtgaacttaatcactgtattaGCCAATAAATAGATGGAGATAAGTCAGGGAAGAGGTTTCAGTTATGTAGGAGGAAAACCCATGAGAATTATTCTCGTGAAATTCCACGCAGtctggtagggactgaaaacccaatccacatagtgtctCGGGCTCAAGCATTTTtgtattcaatttttttatttttttttgacaaagcGATTGTTAATTTGTATAAATTACATTGAAATAGCTGATACATGAGTGGTTTGCAAACTGTTATTCATAAAATGGACAGGAACAAAGTGTATATCCCTATTGTGGCTGTTCAATATTTATTCTGGTATGTTGccccatagagtaaggactctGTTCACTATTTATTCTGGTATGTTGccccatagagtaaggactctGTTCACTATTTATTCTGGTATGTTGccccatagagtaaggactctGTTCAATATTTATTCTGGTATGTTGccccatagagtaaggactctGTTCACTATTTATTCTGGTATGTTGccccatagagtaaggactctGTTCACTATTTATTCTGGTATGTTGccccatagagtaaggactctGTTCACTATTTATTCTGGTATGTTGccccatagagtaaggactctGTTCACTATTTATTCTGGTATGTTGCCCCATAGAGTATATAAGGACTCTATGGTTACCCTAATATTCCGTGAGCCATGGTTTGTTGCGCTTGTCTAGTCGACCCTGTCTGTACTGGATCCTCCCCGTATAGGACTGGGCGTACAtgtgttcatacatgtacttcaattcATGGTAACCACCTCTGAACTCAGGAGTAAGTTGCTTAGTCTTGAAATCATCTCTGCTTACCAGCCAGTAAGTCTGGGGAAATGAACTCTGGTATAGTGGTTTGGAAAACAGagaataaatagataaataaataaaaccagaTCTTTTATAGCGCAATTCCAAAGAAATTATCAATGAGCTTTACACCCAAAACAATagcaaaacatatttaaaaagataTTAAAATAGGAGAAGTGTCTTTATTTATGCAATATTTAGAATTATAGTTATTGTCAACTTtcggttacccccttcacagtccgtataAGGATATAGGCATTTGTATCATCCACTAGGTTCATAGAGCAACCAGCTCACTTCCTAACAAGATAATAAGTCTAAATTAAGACTCACTTAATACCGGTCGAAAGTGAGAGATAAAAGTCAAAGTAATAACGTCTaagtaactaaaaaaaaacttaacataTTTAATTGTGAGATGGTTTCAAAACAACGAAAATACGTAGAAAATTGCATTAGGCTAACCTTCGactaaaattcgtggaaaattatttctttctcgaaaactactccacttcagagggagccgtttctcacaatgatttatatgtCCAACCTCCCcctttacttgttaccaagtaaggttttatgctaataattattttgagtaattaccaaaaaatagtgtccactgccttaaagtaaCCTTTCTTAATTTAAACTCAAACTGAAtacaaaactttaacatttttaggAAATAAATATAGAAGTGAATTTACATGGCTTACAGTGTCCTTCCGTTTCATCAGATAGAACCCTCCTAACTCCAGTAGAGCCATGTATGATGCATCACTGACTTGAATACGGCTGGCTGTAGCAATCATGGGGGCAATATTGAGATAATTATATTAACTTGGTTTATTCGACCTGTGTTCTGGGTAATGTCTTTAATGGTTGCTAGTCAGACAGCCGAATTAGCCATGTCTGATATCATGATCGACGTATCGTTATGGTCAATCCATTAAGTtcgacagtttttttttatgttcgaCCCTCGTGTACCAATGCACATACTCTGACCTATAGTTGATACTGTCCAATAGGCATTTGCCTAATAACTACCAGTATTGGTAGCGTTTGTCGATCGCGCTTCCTTGTTTTAACACACTTTTAAGTGTAAACCAAAATGATTGACTGGCGCGGTATTGGTCATAACAATGTGTCGGGCATAATTGGGTTTCATTTCGATTGTCGAACATAATAATCATGTCGGCCAAAAGATTATCTCGAACAAAGCTTAATCTTACAATATTGTTATAAGTGatccaatttaaaaaatattgtttttggtttttttttttgacaaatttacTCACAGAGTCCGGTGGATTGCATGCGGgatgccatggtaacagttttACCGAAGATACAATAACGTGGAATGTCCAAACCAACAACGCCCGCAACGACTGGACCTGGACAGGAAAACAAATAACGATAAAACAGGGAAATATCGGTTACATTATTGATAAGTAGGCCTATGTtcattttgatgtatttttttttctttttttctctttggacaaacaataaaacaagcacaggccatCAAGGGAcgggcaaaagtaaaaaaaaaaaaactgtcataaaaaagatgtgccctcccagaccaaTCCCTTGTTTCCAAGAGTTTCGAATATTTATCAATCTTGTCAAGGAAATCGACAAACAACGGGCAATTACTTCAATGACGAACACCTGTCCGCAACTCTGTTCATTCTGACAATTTATTATATCCATCTGACCAGTTTATAAAGCAAATTACTTTATGACTATACATTTTGTTGAACGATTTCAAATTATAGCTGCGTAAATGAATGGTCGACATACAGCACTAATCGACCCAAATTGATCTGTTATTGGCGGATTGTTCGCGATCAATACTAATTATTATGGTTATCTATGCAATGGTAAAAGTTATTGATCGACATCACTTATTGACATGATCGACAAATTtaggtggcacggttggcttgtgcgtaaggcgctcgcctctcaccaaggtgacccggttcgattcccggtcggggctatatgtgagttgagttgtgcgttggttctctgctgtgccacgagggttttccagactatccggttttcctccctcagaaaaaaatcaagcactttcgatcttggctgtgctccgtggtcataatgggttgatgtggctggcagctgaatgcgcccttgcatgcctgcttctcgaacacgttgtagccgcgtccttcgcaattcagctcttagctgcgagtaaggatgattagccccccaaattattattattattattattattattattattattattattattattattattattattattattattattattattattattattattattattattattattattattattattattattattattattattattattattattattattatattattattattattattattattattattattattattattattattattattattattattattattattattattattattattattattattattattattattattattattattattattattattattattattattattattattattattattattattattattattattattattattattattattattattattattattattattattattattattattattattattattaactgttcGTTATCGCCGTACTGATTTATTTTTAGTGGTTGATACTTCTATTTGGGTATTATGTCACCGACTGATCAGCAATACTGATCGACATTAATGGTCGACAACCTTGATCGACATCATGCTTACCTGTATGGAAACCAATCCGAACCCGGAAGCCAGATTGTGGTTTATGAGGCACCTCTAGAAGACTGATGTGATGAACAATATCAAGAGAGACTGAAGCGATCTCAGCTACGTGTTTATCGCCATTACGATTCGGAATACCTATAGACAACCAATGtataatcaaacaaacaaacaaacaaacgtatTCTAAGTAGGATGACAACTATATATGGAATGTCAGAgaggtttgcggaaacaccatgcGAATAATGTATGTCTTTGTGAgtagttttagtttttaaaagaaccgatggttaaCGACTCCACATCCCAATAATGCTGGCTTTGTATATAGAGCTAGTAAGTGACGCTCAAGAGGCTTTAACACACAGTTTATTCCTACAGGGTATGTGGGACTGCGATTGAATTATGAAATAtattccttttacatagcaccatgtaatggtttacaaggtgctttggcacaaatgctgccaatcaaaccagggacACGGGGCAAACCCgttcttgtaaaccattacatagcATTATGTAAAACGAGTAGAGGTATCATAATTCAAACAGAGTCCCACATACATTGCAGGAaacactgtatgttaaagcaTATTGAGCGCCACTGAGTGACGATACGCGCGCTATTAATTATCGACTTGTAATCTATAATGTATACCTGAGGCCAGCATGAAGGTACCACCGAGGGTCTCAGCATTGTAGACGTCATAATTCTCAATGCAGGAATCAAAGACAATATAAAGTCCATTGACCATCTCCACCACCTAAgaatagcaaaacaaaaagaacattACTGGGGAGCCCCAAGGTGCCTGGTCAATAACAAGGGGTGAATGTTTTAATAAAAGGAGATTAAGCAATGGGTTAAGGTTCAGGCTGCAAAATTAATTAGGTATGACGACAGAGCTGATGTCACATTGGGGCTTGATGGGTGTAAGATTTATTGCTTcacaactaaacaaaaaaaattaaaacaaattagagATTTCAAAATGACGTTAAGTGTGTCAAAGATTGCATCTTGATAGTCTGGCGCACTAAAGTTAAGTTCTGTAATGTTCTGTTACTAGCGTATCGTATCTAGTGATACGTAAGTCGTGCTAATTACTGTCATTATACGAAGCTATGTGTTAGGTCCTGACTTTGTTCGATAGACATAAATAATTTGATACAACTCGATTTGCAAAATTGTGTGAACTTTCAACCCATGAAAAATCTCTGACTTACTTCATTTGGAGTACTCTGTGTGCAGATGCGCCCAAACCCTACCAGATCACAGAACAACAGAGTGACATACTCATAGAAGGAGGGTTTAACGGATCGCTTCAACATCAACTCTGCTGCCACCGTCTTCGGTAACAGGGAATACAACAACCAATTAGACTTCTTACGTTGCTTGTTGAGTGCTTTGGTCTGGCTGGCTAGGTTGAGGGCGTAGTTCTGGATGTCAGTAGTGAGAGACCAGAAGGCTCTAAGAATTAGAGGACAGGTGACAATGACGATGACAACCAGGCAGATACTGACAGCGATGGAACTGGTGTCGTTGTCCAGGTCGCTCTCTAACCGTTGCAGGATTTGGTTCGCCATTTTCTTCTGCATGCTCTCCAGGATGTTGATGTATACGGTCATGCTGTCAAAATATCGGGTAGCTGCCTCAAAGTTGGGTTCTAAACCATCGACAGCATTGTCGAGAATCTCCTGCCTCAGGTCATCAATGGTGCTGGTGAAGTTAGCATCCATGGTTGTCTGGAACTCTTCGTAAAGACTATTGATGAGTGGAGAGTACTTCTTCGATGCCTCGAAGTTCCACGTTCCCACGTCGTTCTTGCCAAGGTACCAGACATAATCATTGAAGCTACTGAAGCCACCACGGGCAAAGAAGATTGAGCCTAGAGTACGGGCGATACCAATGTCGACGTTACTAACTATAAGGAGCTGATAGGATACCAGGGTCTGCCACAATCCATGCCCATTGGAATTACCCACGCTGTCGTAAAGCCAGTCGATGAAGATTTGCAATACATCCGTATAGAAGTCGATTTCCTGGTAGGCCGTAGTGTTGGAGCGGTGGAGATTGTGTCGGTGCTGCGAGAGGTAACCCTTGAAGTCTTCCTTCTGTCGGAAGAAGGGTAACTCCTCCACGATGTACGTCTTGACTGGCCAGTCTCTCAGCTCATCTAGGGCCTCGTCAGTCTGCGGGTAGGTGGCGGTTACAAAGGAGTCCTGCTCGGGGCTGATTGCACTGACGAACAGGGCAACCATGTCTCGTTCACGCTGGAGACAGCTGAGAAGAACCCCAATATCTCGACTGAATCTGATGACATTGCGAACCTGAGAAAGTAGTCAGAGGTTATTAACATAGTTTAATCTTTAGTGAATTTTTCCAAGTTGCGTAACGTAATTTAAAGATTAAGTGGTCAGGTCAAGTTGTTTACCCACTGGATTTTTACCAACATACACTGGTCCATTGTTTCGAGTGTGTTTCACATTGACTCGTCCTCACCCGTGGAAATATTCATGGCTCCGCCCCTTGAATGGCGAAATACAATCTTTTCAGACCATCTGACCAATATTATAGCTTATCCTcggtatagacctttcttttgttgataaacaaaccgccttggttggcatggttggccgaatgttagtaaaatactcaatcgtaaaaacagatgtttcaacaaaattcaacaatttcagcaaattttcaattaaataaaatacctctcatgaTAAGTtcctttgttttaaacaaaatcaacaaaaaatttgaatagaaaaatgaaacaaattgtgttacattgttaccaaaaatagcgatctattcttgatttgcactaATGGCTCtctatagttttccaatctgggttggcaaaaactcgggctgtgacgttgcaaaagaaaggtctatagtcgTCATCTGACGGTCATTATCTTGCAGGGGTTATAATCCTGCAGGGTTCATTATCCTGCAGGGGTCATTATCTTGCAGGGTCATTATCCTGCAGGGGTCATTATCTTGCAGGGGTCATTATCATGCAGTGGTCATTATCCTGCAGGGGTCATTATCTTGCAGGGGTCATTATCCTGCAGGGGTCATTATTCTGCAGGGGTCATTATCTTGCAGGGCTCATTTCCTGCAGGGCTCATTATCCTGCAGGGGTTGTCTCTTCAGCATCTCAACATGGGTTATTTAGTcacagattccgggtcacacTAAACCCAGATTTGAGTCAGGCCCCTCTGAACCCGGATCTAAGACAACTTTATATATGACCCAGTAGTTTAAGTGTGCACAGTTCTCATCGGTATTAAGATTATAAGCTTGTAGTGAATCTTAATTACCTCTACATTAAGACGGTTATTGAAGGCGATACCATGGAGATCAATACCAGCCAGTACGGCTAGTGAGATGATAGGGATGATGATAAGGAGAAGCATCTTAGCAAGTTGGATCCGCTTCCCTTTATGTGTCAATGGGTTCTCACGGCACCGGCCGATTTCATTCGGATGGAGGAGTAGGTCTCGAACAGCATCATCAACCTAGAACGGAGGATTTTCACTGATAATAAGCATTTACATAATAGCCCTATAATGCACATTACTACTAGACAACATAAAGGCCCTATCACAGGCATGTGATCACCAGACAACATAAAGGCCCTATCACAGGCATGTGATCACCAGACAAGTTTTTCGGTCATCTTGCAGTCAACCACTATTGCATTATTTGCAAAAGGCACATTTTCGGCAACACAAAAGACAATCTTCTCGATATACCATTCCCAAGAAAATGAATCTTATTGGAGATTTGGTGGCATTTAAACTAGTTACCTGAATCGACTTTATAATAATATGTTCGCTTATTGGTTGACCGCCTAATTTGATATTATCAATGCAAATtaagttaaagtcacctggaagtggtattttttcaaattaaagcttttgtcactaatgtatgtgttttgattagtggaatgtgaataaacagttagctaaagttttaaaaaatcagctctgatgttatttacaaatttaagagtagaccccgacctgagagggcgctgttcgtgacgtcaatcgaggcagactttgcctgtaatgcgtagagtaaacacaattgcaaagtacatgtacggaccaaatcgtgagtttgtacgtttcaaaaaaaaataaaaacgtttttttccggcaatgccgaccaggtgtattgctgctgaatgcagaaaaacactttttgaaatgtaccaactcacgacttggacgtacatgtactttgcacgtgtgtttactatacgcat
Proteins encoded in this window:
- the LOC117298297 gene encoding uncharacterized protein LOC117298297; its protein translation is MASPSGGNLYREVIEDGQVRVDNSQSSFGSLSQVDDAVRDLLLHPNEIGRCRENPLTHKGKRIQLAKMLLLIIIPIISLAVLAGIDLHGIAFNNRLNVEVRNVIRFSRDIGVLLSCLQRERDMVALFVSAISPEQDSFVTATYPQTDEALDELRDWPVKTYIVEELPFFRQKEDFKGYLSQHRHNLHRSNTTAYQEIDFYTDVLQIFIDWLYDSVGNSNGHGLWQTLVSYQLLIVSNVDIGIARTLGSIFFARGGFSSFNDYVWYLGKNDVGTWNFEASKKYSPLINSLYEEFQTTMDANFTSTIDDLRQEILDNAVDGLEPNFEAATRYFDSMTVYINILESMQKKMANQILQRLESDLDNDTSSIAVSICLVVIVIVTCPLILRAFWSLTTDIQNYALNLASQTKALNKQRKKSNWLLYSLLPKTVAAELMLKRSVKPSFYEYVTLLFCDLVGFGRICTQSTPNEVVEMVNGLYIVFDSCIENYDVYNAETLGGTFMLASGIPNRNGDKHVAEIASVSLDIVHHISLLEVPHKPQSGFRVRIGFHTGPVVAGVVGLDIPRYCIFGKTVTMASRMQSTGLSSRIQVSDASYMALLELGGFYLMKRKDTVSHSSFPQTYWLVSRDDFKTKQLTPEFRGGYHELKYMYEHMYAQSYTGRIQYRQGRLDKRNKPWLTEY